From a single Ignavibacteria bacterium genomic region:
- a CDS encoding 50S ribosomal protein L25 yields METKVVNASVRTLFGKSGRNQLKSQAKVPGIFYANKTEPVAIEALENSIKQIYFTSKSYLINLEIEGKETQQCVLKDVQVDPVTDRIIHFDMYGLTKGEKVTIDVPVKYEGNSIGVIQGGQLQINLHKLTIQCLPKDLPNAFTVDISPLKLGHSFNVGKLNVENITILHPAETVLCTITIPRGVEIPVETEEEMKEPEVISRGKDKDDE; encoded by the coding sequence ATGGAAACAAAGGTTGTAAACGCGTCTGTAAGGACACTTTTCGGAAAATCAGGAAGGAATCAATTAAAGAGCCAAGCTAAAGTACCGGGCATCTTCTACGCTAACAAGACAGAGCCTGTTGCAATAGAAGCACTTGAAAATTCCATAAAACAAATCTACTTCACTTCTAAAAGCTACCTTATCAATCTCGAGATTGAAGGGAAAGAAACTCAGCAGTGCGTGCTTAAAGATGTGCAGGTTGACCCTGTAACCGACAGAATTATCCACTTCGACATGTACGGTCTCACCAAAGGTGAAAAAGTTACTATTGATGTTCCTGTTAAATATGAAGGAAACTCCATCGGCGTCATCCAGGGCGGTCAGCTCCAGATCAATCTTCACAAGCTTACCATTCAGTGCTTGCCAAAAGATCTGCCAAACGCATTTACTGTGGACATTTCACCATTGAAACTTGGACACAGCTTTAATGTCGGCAAATTGAATGTGGAAAATATTACCATTCTTCACCCTGCTGAAACAGTGCTTTGCACCATTACAATTCCTCGCGGTGTTGAAATCCCTGTCGAGACTGAAGAAGAAATGAAAGAGCCCGAGGTTATCTCGAGAGGCAAGGATAAAGACGACGAATAA
- a CDS encoding ribose-phosphate pyrophosphokinase, translating to MDSEIKVFSGRSNRPLAEKIVNYMGRRLDVDKRLGALEIKKFSDGEIWVKYGENVRGSDVYLVQSTNPPAENLMELLIMLDAAKRASAKRITAIIPYFGYARQDRKDQPRVAITAKLVANLITSAGADRVITMDLHTPQIQGFFDIPFDHLYGSIVFYNELKHLSSNLAVISPDVGGIKMARAYANKLDASLVVSDKRRPTQNVAEIAHIIGDVEGKDVLIVDDLIDTAGTFKGTVESLKKRGANKIYASVTHPVLSGPACDRILESDIEKIFVLDTIPLGEDKIEKLGNKIQVLSASAIFGEAILRINKHESISSLFDKDKG from the coding sequence ATGGATTCCGAAATTAAGGTCTTCTCAGGAAGATCAAATCGTCCGCTTGCCGAAAAAATTGTAAACTATATGGGCAGGCGTTTGGATGTCGATAAACGACTTGGGGCATTAGAGATCAAAAAGTTCAGCGATGGCGAGATCTGGGTGAAATACGGTGAAAATGTTCGCGGAAGCGATGTTTACCTCGTCCAGTCAACCAACCCCCCTGCTGAAAATTTGATGGAGCTGCTCATAATGCTTGATGCAGCCAAAAGGGCTTCCGCTAAGCGGATCACGGCTATAATTCCATATTTTGGATATGCCCGGCAAGACAGAAAAGATCAGCCAAGGGTGGCAATTACTGCCAAACTTGTAGCTAACCTGATTACTTCTGCAGGTGCCGACCGTGTGATCACAATGGATTTGCATACCCCTCAGATCCAGGGATTCTTTGATATCCCCTTCGATCACCTTTATGGTTCAATTGTATTTTATAACGAGCTTAAGCATCTCAGCAGTAATCTTGCTGTTATTTCACCCGATGTAGGTGGAATAAAAATGGCAAGAGCCTATGCCAACAAGCTTGATGCATCTCTTGTGGTGAGCGATAAACGACGCCCCACCCAGAATGTCGCCGAGATAGCACATATTATCGGTGATGTCGAAGGGAAGGATGTCCTCATTGTCGATGATCTCATCGATACCGCAGGAACATTCAAGGGAACTGTTGAATCTCTCAAAAAAAGAGGTGCCAACAAAATTTATGCCTCTGTTACACATCCCGTACTTTCAGGTCCGGCATGTGACAGAATTCTGGAATCAGATATTGAAAAAATATTTGTCCTCGATACTATCCCACTCGGAGAGGACAAAATCGAAAAATTAGGAAACAAAATTCAGGTACTTAGCGCTTCAGCCATTTTTGGTGAGGCTATATTAAGAATCAACAAACACGAGTCAATCAGTTCTTTATTCGACAAGGATAAAGGATAG
- a CDS encoding glycosyltransferase subfamily GT2 protein has protein sequence MIEKIGVGIVTYQRQEFFRNLFVSIPACDELVVVNDGASYPAEAYSGRKAEIIQHKKNKGVGKSKNDAMRYLLEKGCKHIFILEDDILIKDPSVFEKYISISKKTGIQHFNYAYHGPLNKNKDGSPKTRGLATYDGEPLVILNEHIPGAFSYFTREILEQTGLIDEWYYNAWEHVDLTTRITKLSAHTPFWWFADIFGSDLLIGDQDQDLSKSSIRKNNFSFMLWFRIFSRYYRLKHGYIPYKTPDSTPEEVERQLTGIFTKYCGGKPIPKIKISTSN, from the coding sequence ATGATCGAAAAGATTGGCGTCGGTATCGTTACTTACCAGCGACAGGAGTTTTTCCGGAATTTGTTTGTATCCATCCCCGCTTGTGATGAGCTTGTGGTCGTGAATGATGGAGCATCATATCCTGCCGAAGCATACAGCGGAAGAAAAGCTGAAATAATTCAGCACAAAAAAAACAAGGGTGTTGGCAAATCTAAAAACGATGCAATGAGATACCTGCTTGAAAAGGGATGCAAACACATATTTATACTCGAAGATGACATCCTGATAAAAGACCCCTCCGTTTTCGAAAAATACATTTCCATTTCAAAAAAAACGGGCATTCAGCACTTCAACTACGCTTATCACGGTCCCCTCAACAAAAATAAGGACGGCTCACCAAAGACAAGAGGTTTGGCAACCTATGACGGGGAACCTCTCGTGATTCTGAATGAACATATTCCGGGAGCTTTTTCCTACTTCACAAGGGAAATTCTCGAGCAAACCGGATTGATCGACGAGTGGTATTACAACGCTTGGGAGCATGTTGACCTTACAACCAGAATAACCAAACTTTCAGCTCACACCCCTTTTTGGTGGTTTGCGGATATTTTTGGCAGCGACCTGCTGATCGGTGATCAAGACCAGGACCTCTCCAAAAGCTCCATCAGAAAAAATAATTTCTCCTTTATGCTTTGGTTTAGAATATTTTCCCGCTACTATCGGCTGAAACACGGTTACATCCCCTACAAGACTCCCGATTCTACTCCCGAGGAAGTGGAGAGACAACTTACCGGCATTTTTACCAAATATTGCGGCGGAAAACCCATCCCAAAAATAAAAATTTCCACCTCCAATTGA
- a CDS encoding glycosyltransferase family 2 protein, which yields MAKHKYTVSAVISLFKGEKFIRGRIEDLLAQTLGKEVEIIIVDSNSPQNEKKIIDEYLPGNDNIKYLRTPETESMYTSWNRGIEMSSGRYITNANVDDRLAPFALEKLVAEIEKDEKTGLVYGDYFVSPVENESFDEASRNERTIHITDMYSPLRLLNGYMCGPQSLWRREVHTFHKIHFDGSFEVTGDYKFVADVSKVYEIRKINSNLGVYFRSPADENKEYQNLDKTIHEAFKIKLELINHFLDNGVIDSDSGVTNLMRLFRSLPVRISALFWKISAEPVINYETIYWIIAVSAEREGDYKTVKKIISRFKKFPKAVYIQNYEKHLTAKGVI from the coding sequence TTGGCAAAACATAAATACACAGTATCCGCTGTAATCTCACTCTTCAAAGGTGAAAAATTTATCAGAGGCAGAATCGAAGACCTTCTCGCCCAGACCCTCGGCAAGGAAGTTGAGATTATAATTGTCGACAGCAACTCTCCCCAAAATGAAAAAAAGATAATCGATGAATATCTCCCCGGGAACGACAATATTAAATACCTTCGAACTCCGGAAACCGAATCGATGTACACATCCTGGAACAGGGGTATTGAAATGTCGTCAGGCAGGTACATAACCAACGCAAATGTTGACGACCGTTTGGCTCCGTTCGCTCTCGAAAAACTTGTCGCCGAAATCGAAAAGGATGAAAAAACAGGTCTTGTCTACGGTGACTATTTTGTCTCCCCCGTTGAAAATGAATCGTTCGATGAGGCATCCCGGAATGAAAGAACAATCCACATCACCGACATGTATTCCCCACTCAGGTTGTTAAACGGCTACATGTGCGGACCCCAGTCACTCTGGCGGCGGGAAGTTCACACCTTCCATAAAATTCATTTTGATGGCTCTTTTGAAGTAACAGGCGACTACAAGTTCGTTGCTGATGTAAGTAAAGTGTACGAAATCAGGAAGATAAATTCCAATCTCGGTGTCTATTTCAGATCACCAGCGGATGAAAACAAAGAATACCAGAATCTTGACAAAACCATACACGAAGCATTTAAGATAAAGCTGGAGCTGATTAATCACTTTCTTGATAATGGTGTTATCGACTCAGATTCCGGTGTGACAAATTTAATGCGGCTTTTTCGTTCTCTCCCTGTGAGAATTTCAGCCCTGTTCTGGAAAATATCAGCAGAGCCTGTGATCAATTACGAGACCATCTACTGGATAATTGCAGTGTCAGCCGAAAGAGAAGGTGATTACAAGACTGTGAAAAAAATTATATCCCGATTCAAAAAATTCCCAAAAGCTGTCTATATCCAAAATTATGAGAAACATCTCACTGCGAAGGGGGTAATATGA
- a CDS encoding oligosaccharide flippase family protein, whose product MSEKRDNLWLAAHYIFTMIASLVSLKFNLMNFGSDIFGVWVLISSIWGLSNVVDLGFGLALIRAVSKERDNPDILGKVTSTGFVFFFLFGFVILSIGFLIGNYYYIENPSLINGSIKLSATNTNLLLGIFFYVNYISTFFRSVYEGLGKFIFYSKIAISYSLLTLLAAFFSWLFALDIAGLAALMLAAATIQLLLLATFSRTSKMLPGFKPTNFNFDIFKGLFSFSIGVQGATILGTAVDPVLKYIIGSGLNVSFVGYYDIAKRFSQASSGLFFAAFRTIYPKAARIEKEEEKGFLLNEVLSLSKKGILYGGLVFMAASPLFAAIFIYFYSSPLSYNIFLLLTLVESVNLFGYSYYSMLMGTGKAKFLALIQLINLIGVAVFLYFGIKITGSYTGIAGYALTIILGNFFMLSWIKHTVDYSRLRYLLDAGGIKLIAQFGIICAAFIALYNLELNPFYIAFGLTAAWLILFGSNLKSLIEILSNLLKPAKQG is encoded by the coding sequence ATGAGTGAAAAACGGGACAACCTCTGGCTTGCCGCTCATTACATCTTCACAATGATCGCTTCACTGGTGTCGCTCAAATTCAATCTTATGAACTTTGGAAGCGATATTTTCGGAGTCTGGGTGCTGATCTCCTCCATCTGGGGACTGAGTAATGTTGTCGATCTCGGCTTCGGACTCGCGCTGATCAGAGCAGTATCAAAAGAAAGAGACAATCCCGATATTCTCGGCAAAGTGACTTCCACCGGTTTTGTGTTCTTTTTCCTCTTCGGATTTGTAATTCTCTCCATAGGTTTTCTTATTGGTAATTATTACTACATAGAAAATCCTTCTCTCATCAACGGCTCAATTAAACTTTCTGCGACGAATACCAACCTCCTTCTCGGTATCTTTTTCTATGTCAACTATATTTCCACCTTCTTCAGATCTGTTTATGAGGGACTGGGAAAATTCATATTCTACAGCAAAATAGCGATAAGCTACAGCCTGCTTACTCTTCTGGCTGCATTTTTTTCGTGGCTTTTTGCTCTGGATATTGCGGGACTTGCAGCCCTGATGCTGGCAGCAGCTACAATTCAGCTCTTACTTCTTGCAACTTTCAGCAGAACATCAAAGATGCTCCCCGGATTCAAACCGACAAACTTCAATTTTGACATTTTCAAAGGGCTTTTCAGTTTCAGTATTGGAGTTCAGGGTGCTACAATTTTGGGAACTGCCGTCGACCCCGTCCTGAAATATATTATTGGCAGCGGACTGAATGTCTCCTTTGTAGGATATTATGACATAGCGAAACGGTTCTCGCAGGCATCATCGGGACTTTTCTTTGCAGCTTTCAGAACCATCTACCCAAAAGCGGCGAGAATCGAAAAAGAAGAGGAAAAGGGGTTCCTCCTCAACGAAGTTCTTTCCCTCTCCAAAAAAGGAATTCTGTACGGCGGTCTCGTCTTCATGGCGGCTTCTCCCCTTTTTGCTGCCATTTTTATCTATTTCTATTCTTCACCCCTCTCATACAACATTTTCCTTCTACTCACACTTGTTGAGTCGGTAAATCTCTTTGGCTATTCTTATTATTCGATGTTAATGGGAACGGGGAAAGCGAAATTCCTTGCACTTATTCAGTTGATTAACCTGATCGGAGTGGCGGTTTTCCTCTATTTTGGCATTAAAATAACGGGTTCCTACACGGGAATCGCCGGATATGCGCTGACAATAATTCTCGGAAATTTCTTCATGCTTTCGTGGATAAAACATACGGTCGATTACTCCCGACTCCGATATCTTCTTGATGCGGGAGGAATTAAACTGATCGCCCAGTTCGGGATAATATGTGCGGCTTTCATTGCTCTTTACAATCTGGAGTTAAATCCATTTTATATTGCTTTCGGGCTGACTGCCGCATGGCTGATACTTTTCGGTTCAAACCTCAAAAGTCTCATTGAAATTTTATCAAACCTGTTAAAACCGGCAAAACAAGGTTAA